The Caldicellulosiruptor changbaiensis genome has a segment encoding these proteins:
- a CDS encoding flavodoxin family protein, whose amino-acid sequence MKVFIFNGSPKGNDSFSLYVAKKLLTNMESILNTKFEINVFDTNKFRINQCKGCLTCFKQGKCLLDEKDDMLLIKNAMEISDIIIIATPVYAANVSAQTKVFIDRISYWLHLFKLLGKIGIPIVTASSNSLIEVTFYLKRIMLALGLNVFETIAYTRDYPNVVDDETNFEEEIFQKAQKLCEYLENPMKIKVHPLQEDYFKTLKDNLMLREVEDAEVNYWRENGYFEFDNYESLLLHFLKNKNS is encoded by the coding sequence ATGAAAGTGTTTATTTTTAATGGTAGCCCAAAAGGAAATGATTCATTTTCTCTTTATGTTGCTAAAAAACTACTCACAAATATGGAGTCAATTTTAAATACGAAGTTTGAAATTAATGTGTTTGATACTAACAAATTTAGAATAAATCAATGTAAAGGATGTCTTACTTGTTTTAAACAAGGGAAATGCTTATTAGATGAGAAAGACGACATGTTGTTAATTAAAAATGCAATGGAAATATCTGATATTATTATTATAGCAACTCCTGTGTATGCTGCAAATGTATCTGCTCAAACAAAAGTTTTTATTGATCGCATATCATATTGGTTACATTTATTCAAGTTATTAGGCAAGATAGGTATTCCAATAGTAACAGCAAGTAGTAATTCATTAATTGAGGTTACATTTTATTTGAAAAGAATAATGCTTGCACTAGGTTTAAATGTTTTTGAAACAATAGCCTACACACGTGACTACCCCAATGTTGTTGATGATGAAACAAATTTTGAAGAAGAAATTTTCCAAAAAGCCCAAAAATTGTGTGAATATTTAGAAAATCCTATGAAGATAAAGGTTCATCCCCTCCAGGAAGACTATTTCAAAACCTTGAAAGATAATTTGATGTTGAGAGAAGTTGAAGATGCTGAAGTAAACTACTGGCGAGAAAATGGCTATTTTGAATTTGACAATTATGAAAGTTTACTTTTGCACTTTTTAAAAAATAAAAACTCTTGA
- a CDS encoding glycosyl hydrolase — MKISKYIKEAMLNGVKIVKEHISGEDVYSALPESDRFEIEFCIEIEKSGYYNLYLNYKIEKYTKAVYLVDIDGLCHGDIRLHSESGEVSKMKIGRAFLEKGQKKIKIYGGWGVAHIYAIELEEDKLQNYSAPSFDLSNKNASDKCKKLMEYFSKIYSKAIIAGQHTNTAPGPEIAYLEYQTGKKPALRGFDFLSYTRHTITNNMTYDAMFEVILNKGSVEEAIKWHKELGGIVTFCWHWFSPIGGNDKTFYTKNTDFDIEVALCPNTEENKLLMEDIYEIGKWLKIMADTDVPVIFRPLHEADGRWFWWGAKGFDAYKKLYYLLYDVYTNHFKLNNLIWVWNAPHPDWRIEMDYYDVAGVDFYAPAQNYGPLSFWYDYVYELTETKKPIALTENGPIPDPDKLQSTKTYWLWFMPWWGGFTTDGKINSFEHLRKVYNHPYVITLDKFDLFRR, encoded by the coding sequence ATGAAGATAAGCAAATATATAAAAGAAGCAATGTTAAATGGAGTAAAAATTGTGAAAGAACATATCAGCGGGGAAGATGTTTATAGTGCTTTGCCTGAATCAGACAGATTTGAAATTGAGTTTTGCATAGAAATAGAAAAAAGTGGTTATTACAATCTATATTTGAATTATAAAATAGAAAAGTACACAAAAGCTGTCTATCTCGTAGATATAGATGGATTGTGTCATGGCGATATTAGATTGCATTCTGAATCGGGTGAAGTTTCAAAAATGAAGATTGGGAGGGCCTTCTTGGAAAAAGGTCAGAAAAAAATCAAAATTTATGGTGGCTGGGGAGTAGCTCACATATATGCAATTGAACTTGAAGAAGATAAGTTGCAAAATTACAGTGCTCCTTCATTTGATCTTTCAAACAAAAATGCCTCTGATAAATGCAAAAAATTGATGGAATATTTTTCAAAGATTTATAGCAAGGCAATTATTGCAGGCCAGCACACAAACACAGCACCAGGACCAGAAATTGCATATTTAGAATATCAAACAGGCAAAAAACCAGCTCTTCGTGGTTTTGATTTTCTAAGCTATACAAGACACACCATTACTAATAATATGACCTACGATGCAATGTTTGAAGTAATTTTAAATAAAGGCTCTGTTGAAGAAGCAATTAAATGGCACAAGGAGTTAGGAGGAATTGTGACATTTTGCTGGCATTGGTTTTCTCCGATAGGAGGCAACGATAAGACTTTTTATACAAAAAACACCGATTTTGATATTGAGGTTGCTCTTTGCCCTAATACTGAAGAAAACAAGCTGCTGATGGAAGATATATATGAAATCGGCAAGTGGTTGAAAATCATGGCAGATACAGATGTTCCAGTTATTTTCAGACCATTACATGAGGCTGATGGCAGGTGGTTTTGGTGGGGAGCAAAAGGGTTTGATGCTTACAAAAAGCTTTACTATCTTTTGTATGATGTATATACTAATCACTTTAAATTAAACAATCTCATATGGGTTTGGAATGCACCACATCCTGATTGGAGAATAGAAATGGACTACTATGATGTTGCAGGGGTTGACTTTTATGCCCCGGCCCAAAACTATGGTCCTCTTTCATTTTGGTATGATTATGTCTATGAGCTGACAGAAACTAAAAAACCCATAGCTTTAACAGAAAACGGACCAATTCCTGACCCAGATAAACTGCAAAGTACAAAGACTTATTGGCTTTGGTTTATGCCTTGGTGGGGTGGATTTACAACTGATGGCAAGATAAATTCGTTTGAACATCTGAGAAAGGTTTATAACCACCCTTACGTAATAACACTTGATAAATTCGACTTATTTAGAAGATGA
- a CDS encoding glycoside hydrolase family 28 protein has product MRIIVTDFGAKPDGVSFSTEAIQKAIDTCFENGGGVVVIPAGIYLSRPIRLKSNVTLYLEEGAVIKATNNIEDYYQIGYYHNEWGEVTSFLYAMNEKNIAVEGKGTIDLPGSSFMDFSRAFNQFEELSQLDKDQFEETECKPIYRPNQPIFFYNCENISLSGISIIDSPCWTVCIHSSKYIKVHNIRIMNNLRVPNSDGIHLCSCENVIISDSFFTCGDDCVAISGITNWNKPCENIIVSNCIMQTRSAAVRMGHLDSKVKNVVASNLIILNSNRGIAIFANGKNGYVKSVTISNVIMTTKIFAGTWWGKGEPIVIASPEEGNFIEDISISNVKAYSENGILIYGKDNNIRNISLKSIDIYLSFGKNRPLFGKRIDILPSKCPPFPDYMNKIPWIFAKDVFNLKLQDINYGYNLQSLKTDFDIEGIFQNVNNSFFSGIRKVAT; this is encoded by the coding sequence TTGAGAATAATTGTAACTGACTTTGGAGCAAAACCAGATGGTGTAAGTTTCAGTACAGAAGCAATACAAAAGGCTATTGACACCTGTTTTGAAAATGGTGGTGGAGTTGTAGTTATACCTGCTGGAATTTATTTGAGCCGCCCTATAAGGTTAAAATCTAATGTAACCCTATATTTAGAAGAAGGTGCTGTAATCAAAGCAACCAACAATATTGAAGATTACTACCAAATTGGTTATTACCACAACGAATGGGGAGAGGTTACTTCCTTTTTATATGCGATGAATGAAAAGAACATAGCAGTTGAGGGAAAAGGTACAATTGACCTTCCCGGAAGCAGTTTTATGGATTTTTCAAGAGCATTTAATCAGTTCGAAGAGCTATCTCAACTTGACAAAGACCAGTTTGAAGAGACAGAATGTAAGCCCATTTACCGACCAAATCAACCCATATTCTTCTATAACTGTGAAAATATTAGCTTGAGCGGTATTTCAATTATTGACTCACCTTGCTGGACAGTTTGCATCCACTCATCAAAATACATCAAGGTGCACAACATAAGGATTATGAACAATCTCAGAGTTCCAAACAGCGACGGTATACATCTTTGCTCATGCGAAAATGTAATAATATCAGATAGCTTCTTTACTTGCGGTGATGACTGTGTTGCTATATCTGGCATTACAAACTGGAACAAACCTTGTGAAAATATAATTGTGTCAAACTGTATTATGCAAACACGCTCAGCAGCTGTGAGAATGGGACATTTAGATAGCAAAGTAAAGAATGTGGTTGCTTCTAATCTTATCATCCTTAATTCAAACAGAGGAATTGCAATATTTGCAAACGGCAAAAACGGATATGTCAAATCAGTTACAATCTCAAATGTCATTATGACAACAAAAATATTTGCTGGTACATGGTGGGGAAAGGGTGAACCAATTGTAATTGCCTCTCCTGAAGAAGGCAATTTTATTGAAGATATATCTATTTCCAATGTAAAAGCTTATTCGGAAAATGGGATCTTAATCTATGGCAAAGATAATAATATACGAAATATCTCACTTAAAAGTATTGACATATACCTTAGCTTTGGCAAAAACAGACCACTTTTTGGCAAAAGAATTGACATTCTCCCAAGCAAATGCCCACCTTTCCCTGATTACATGAATAAAATTCCATGGATTTTTGCAAAAGATGTTTTCAATCTTAAACTTCAAGATATAAACTATGGATACAATTTACAAAGCTTAAAAACTGATTTTGACATAGAGGGAATTTTTCAAAATGTAAATAACTCTTTCTTTTCTGGTATTAGAAAAGTAGCTACTTAA
- a CDS encoding permease, whose product MAYKNFKLAIYCPAGFLKNVELETLEKDLEFFQRYLDISKVYLETHRGADTVPREKMLRMKEFFERQNIKTSGGITATVVFGNEELDYYRIFNTFCYTNQKHLDKLKEIVQYTASLFDEIILDDFFFTACTCPSCISAKGNLSWSEFRLNLMTEVSREYVIKPAKSVNPNVKLIVKYPNWIESYQETGYNPQTQVVLFDYVYTGTETRDPAYTQQHLPRYASYSLLRWFENLKPGKNLGGWFDSLDCLYNIGSYLEQANLTVFAKAKEITLFAFPHLRNSIFVPALGLQLRHLDEICKYIENPIGIPVYHPFNSYGEDHVYDYLGMVGIPFELTPYFPENSNIVFITADCTNDKDILQKLKEHLLAGKDVIMTSGFLKAMQGKGIEDLTSVRVTDKKVFTNLFAIKTEVCSFSKYVYGKKEILIPVLEHRTNASWQEIVAISGENNFPVLMKDSYGKGTIYTFTIPENYSDIYNWPLDVLTEIRRVFMKNFDSYIEAGEKIGIFAYSNGTFIIESFLPYRTKVNLHIKNRNKKLVDPLKASDLKVSMISENENIYEINLEPTSFRVLKLEN is encoded by the coding sequence ATGGCATACAAAAACTTTAAACTGGCAATATACTGCCCTGCTGGATTTTTAAAAAATGTAGAATTAGAGACGCTTGAAAAAGATTTGGAGTTCTTCCAAAGATACTTAGACATCTCAAAGGTATACCTTGAGACACACAGAGGTGCAGATACCGTCCCAAGAGAGAAGATGCTCAGAATGAAAGAGTTTTTTGAGAGGCAAAATATTAAAACATCTGGCGGAATCACTGCAACTGTGGTGTTCGGAAATGAAGAGCTTGATTATTATAGAATCTTTAATACTTTCTGTTACACAAACCAAAAACACTTAGACAAGTTAAAAGAGATTGTTCAATACACAGCTTCTTTGTTTGATGAAATCATTTTAGATGACTTTTTCTTCACCGCCTGCACATGCCCATCTTGCATTAGTGCAAAAGGAAATCTTAGCTGGAGCGAATTTAGATTAAATTTAATGACAGAGGTTTCAAGAGAGTACGTGATAAAGCCTGCAAAAAGTGTTAATCCAAATGTAAAATTAATAGTCAAATACCCAAATTGGATAGAATCCTATCAAGAGACAGGTTACAACCCTCAAACTCAGGTAGTACTATTTGACTATGTCTACACAGGTACAGAGACCCGCGACCCTGCTTATACACAGCAGCATCTTCCAAGGTATGCAAGCTATTCACTTTTGAGATGGTTTGAAAATCTAAAACCAGGCAAAAACCTCGGTGGATGGTTTGACTCTTTAGATTGTCTGTATAATATTGGCAGCTACCTTGAACAAGCAAATTTAACTGTATTTGCAAAAGCAAAAGAAATCACTCTGTTTGCCTTTCCGCACCTGAGAAACTCTATATTTGTCCCAGCACTTGGGCTGCAGCTGCGTCATCTTGATGAGATTTGTAAATACATTGAAAATCCTATAGGAATTCCTGTTTACCATCCATTTAATTCATATGGTGAAGACCATGTTTATGACTACTTAGGAATGGTTGGAATACCTTTCGAACTTACACCATATTTTCCTGAAAACAGTAATATTGTTTTTATCACAGCTGACTGTACAAATGACAAGGATATTCTGCAAAAGTTAAAAGAACATCTTTTAGCCGGAAAAGATGTAATAATGACATCTGGTTTTTTAAAGGCCATGCAAGGAAAAGGAATTGAAGATTTGACCTCTGTGAGAGTGACAGACAAAAAGGTTTTTACAAACTTATTTGCCATCAAAACAGAAGTGTGTTCATTTTCAAAGTATGTATATGGTAAAAAAGAAATACTAATTCCTGTCTTAGAGCACAGGACAAATGCGTCATGGCAGGAGATTGTTGCAATCTCAGGTGAAAACAACTTTCCTGTCCTGATGAAAGACTCTTATGGCAAAGGAACTATTTATACATTTACAATACCTGAAAACTACTCCGACATCTACAACTGGCCACTTGATGTCTTGACAGAAATTCGAAGGGTATTTATGAAAAATTTTGATTCCTACATTGAAGCCGGAGAAAAGATAGGCATTTTTGCATACAGCAATGGCACTTTCATAATAGAGTCCTTCTTGCCTTACAGAACTAAGGTAAACTTACACATTAAGAACAGAAATAAAAAACTTGTTGATCCTTTAAAAGCTTCTGATCTTAAAGTCTCTATGATATCAGAAAATGAAAATATCTATGAAATCAACTTAGAACCAACAAGTTTTAGAGTCTTGAAATTAGAAAACTAA
- the pepF gene encoding oligoendopeptidase F, with amino-acid sequence MKRVHLKKFLVLAIVISFVATTVIGFSSTGVKKRSEIPDKYKWNLEEIYSSPEKWNADLNKVLNYYIPKFKNYQGKLSDKNKLLECLKLRDEMMRIADKVYVYAYMKADENQADNKANEMRSKSETMYAQVSAAVSFIQPELLRLPEKTLKSYMQDKSFTDYKIYLDAVLKQKPHTLSQEGEQLLALAQDFAGSPYSIFTQLKYADLTFPKIKDDKGNEIQLTEASYGKYLESKDRDFRKRAFEGIYSSFDKVKNTLAATLTAEVKKNVFFAKARKYNSALEASLAQEFIPRSVYDNLIKAVNNNIKYLHKYVELRKKVLNLDKVHIYDMYVPLVANYEVNIEYEQAKNLILEGLKPLGNDYLNVLNIAFNNRWIDVFETENKYTGGYQWGAYDTHPYILMNYNNTMDSVLTLAHELGHAINSYYTNKTQKYINSNVPIFTAEVASTTNELLMINYLLKKAKSDDERLYLLNTLVENIRGTVYTQVMYAEFEKEIHERVEKGEALSAETLCNIWGNLMKKYYGDNFEVDKLATLWWARIPHFYMNFYVYKYATSMAAANEVVKNIEKGDTAKYIEFLKAGSSDYPINVLKKAGVDMTSTKPVDNLLTYFGQLVDEMEKILKKQGKI; translated from the coding sequence ATGAAAAGAGTACATTTAAAAAAGTTTTTAGTCCTTGCTATTGTCATTTCTTTTGTTGCCACAACAGTTATTGGTTTTTCTTCAACAGGGGTAAAGAAACGAAGTGAAATCCCTGACAAGTACAAATGGAATCTTGAAGAGATTTATAGCTCTCCAGAAAAGTGGAATGCAGATCTAAACAAAGTTTTGAATTACTACATCCCTAAGTTTAAGAACTACCAAGGTAAGCTTTCAGACAAAAATAAGTTGCTTGAATGTTTGAAACTAAGAGATGAAATGATGCGAATTGCAGACAAAGTCTATGTTTATGCTTATATGAAGGCTGATGAAAATCAGGCTGATAACAAGGCAAATGAGATGAGATCAAAATCTGAGACGATGTATGCGCAAGTCTCGGCAGCGGTTTCGTTTATCCAGCCAGAGCTTTTACGCTTGCCTGAAAAAACTTTAAAGTCATATATGCAGGACAAAAGTTTTACAGACTACAAAATATATCTTGATGCGGTTCTGAAACAAAAGCCTCATACGCTATCTCAAGAAGGGGAACAGTTATTAGCCTTAGCTCAGGATTTTGCAGGCTCACCTTACAGTATATTTACTCAACTAAAATATGCAGACCTTACATTCCCAAAGATTAAAGATGATAAAGGCAATGAGATTCAACTTACAGAAGCAAGTTATGGCAAGTATCTTGAAAGCAAAGATAGAGATTTCAGAAAGAGGGCATTTGAAGGTATATACTCCTCATTTGACAAAGTTAAGAATACATTGGCAGCAACGTTGACTGCTGAGGTAAAGAAAAATGTATTTTTTGCAAAAGCAAGGAAATATAATTCAGCTTTAGAAGCTTCTTTAGCACAGGAATTTATTCCAAGGAGTGTTTATGATAATCTTATCAAGGCAGTTAATAACAATATTAAGTATTTGCATAAGTATGTAGAGCTTAGAAAGAAGGTACTCAACCTTGACAAGGTTCATATATATGATATGTATGTTCCACTTGTCGCAAATTATGAAGTAAACATTGAATATGAACAGGCGAAGAACTTAATTTTAGAGGGTTTAAAACCACTTGGGAATGATTATTTAAATGTTTTAAACATTGCCTTTAACAATAGATGGATAGACGTGTTTGAGACCGAGAACAAGTATACAGGTGGATATCAATGGGGAGCATATGATACACATCCTTATATCCTTATGAACTATAACAATACTATGGACTCTGTTTTGACTCTTGCTCATGAACTTGGGCATGCTATAAATTCGTATTATACAAACAAGACACAAAAGTATATAAATTCCAATGTACCAATCTTCACAGCCGAGGTTGCTTCAACAACAAATGAGCTTCTTATGATTAACTATTTACTTAAGAAAGCAAAAAGTGATGATGAAAGACTTTATCTATTAAATACCTTAGTAGAAAATATAAGAGGTACTGTTTATACTCAGGTTATGTATGCAGAATTCGAAAAAGAAATTCATGAAAGGGTAGAAAAAGGGGAAGCACTCTCTGCAGAAACTTTGTGCAACATCTGGGGTAACTTGATGAAGAAGTATTACGGTGATAACTTTGAAGTTGATAAGCTTGCAACATTATGGTGGGCAAGGATACCACACTTTTACATGAACTTTTATGTTTATAAATACGCAACCTCTATGGCTGCTGCAAACGAGGTTGTAAAGAATATCGAAAAGGGCGATACTGCGAAGTATATAGAGTTCTTAAAAGCAGGAAGTTCAGATTATCCTATCAATGTTCTTAAAAAAGCAGGTGTTGATATGACATCAACAAAGCCTGTTGACAATTTGCTAACTTACTTTGGACAGCTTGTTGACGAGATGGAAAAGATATTGAAAAAGCAAGGAAAAATATAA
- a CDS encoding flavin reductase family protein, producing MAHKTIKIEDLNFNPFTLIGQEWMLITAGNINSFNTMTASWGSLGYIWEMPVAFCVIRPQRFTRKFVEENEFFTLSFFGREYRSALEICGKYSGKDVNKVEMAKLTPKEDEEFKTVFFDEANLVLICKKIYFQDIIPENFLDKSIDNFYTAKDYHRMFIGEIVKVQQKER from the coding sequence ATGGCACACAAAACAATCAAAATAGAAGATCTCAATTTTAACCCTTTTACTTTAATTGGGCAAGAGTGGATGCTCATTACTGCAGGGAACATCAACTCATTTAACACAATGACTGCAAGCTGGGGAAGCCTCGGCTATATTTGGGAAATGCCTGTTGCCTTTTGTGTAATAAGACCCCAGAGGTTTACAAGAAAGTTTGTTGAAGAAAATGAATTCTTTACACTTTCGTTTTTCGGTAGGGAGTATAGGTCAGCTCTTGAAATCTGCGGCAAATACTCTGGCAAAGATGTTAATAAGGTTGAGATGGCAAAGCTCACCCCCAAAGAAGATGAAGAGTTCAAAACAGTGTTTTTCGATGAGGCTAACCTTGTTTTGATTTGCAAAAAGATTTATTTTCAAGATATAATCCCTGAAAATTTCCTTGACAAAAGCATTGACAATTTTTACACTGCAAAAGATTACCATAGAATGTTTATTGGGGAAATTGTTAAAGTGCAACAGAAAGAAAGATAA
- a CDS encoding nitroreductase family protein: MSSVFENEIIKSIKERRSVRSFLPTQVEEEKIKLLLEAAIFAPSAVNGQPWFFTVVQNLDILNKMNQEIRNIILQSSDENLKKFASKEDFNVFHNAPMAIIVSGKENSQSAQVDCAAATQNIFLAAKSLGLATCWIGFVGILFSSPKAQDYIKLLKIPEGYKPLWAIALGYTENYPQTVPERNWNVVEWIK, from the coding sequence ATGAGCAGTGTTTTTGAAAATGAAATAATAAAATCAATTAAAGAGCGTCGAAGTGTAAGAAGCTTTTTACCTACCCAAGTTGAAGAGGAAAAGATAAAACTTTTACTTGAAGCTGCAATCTTTGCTCCATCTGCTGTAAATGGTCAGCCATGGTTTTTTACAGTGGTTCAAAATCTTGATATTTTAAACAAAATGAATCAAGAAATAAGAAATATTATACTTCAGTCTTCTGATGAAAACTTAAAGAAATTTGCATCAAAAGAAGATTTTAACGTTTTCCACAATGCCCCAATGGCTATAATTGTTTCAGGAAAAGAAAATAGTCAATCTGCCCAGGTTGACTGTGCAGCTGCAACCCAAAACATCTTTCTTGCTGCAAAATCTCTCGGTTTGGCAACATGCTGGATAGGATTTGTCGGGATACTTTTTTCAAGTCCAAAAGCACAAGATTATATAAAACTTCTGAAAATCCCTGAGGGATACAAACCTTTATGGGCAATTGCTTTAGGATACACTGAAAATTATCCTCAAACAGTACCTGAAAGAAACTGGAATGTGGTTGAGTGGATAAAGTAA